A window from Drosophila subobscura isolate 14011-0131.10 chromosome O, UCBerk_Dsub_1.0, whole genome shotgun sequence encodes these proteins:
- the LOC117898999 gene encoding triosephosphate isomerase isoform X1, giving the protein MDNNPSVCDTMLDVPKSVAPQAQKFTAVFIKLFEHQWKTYEGQKKVSTSHQYILYEFYANSNTHSKMSARKFCVGGNWKMNGDQKSIAEISKTLSGAALDPNTEVVIGCPAIYLMYARNLLPCTVGVAGQNAYKVAKGAFTGEISPAMLKDIGADWVILGHSERRAIFNESDELIAEKAEHALAEGLKVIACIGETLDEREAGKTNEVVARQMCAYAKKVRDWTNVVVAYEPVWAIGTGKTATPEQAQEVHAFLRQWLTDNISKEVSAALRIQYGGSVTAANAKDLAKKPDIDGFLVGGASLKPEFVDIINARQ; this is encoded by the exons ATGGACAACAACCCGAGCGTTTGTGACACCATGCTGGACGTGCCCAAAAGCGTCGCACCGCAAGCTCAGAAGTTCACAGCTGTTTTCATAAAGCTTTTCGAGCACCAGTGGAAGACGTATGAAGGTCAAAAGAAGGTTAGCACATCACATCAGTACATTTTATACGAG TTCTACGCAAATTCCAACACACATAGCAAAATGAGCGCCCGAAAATTCTGCGTGGGAGGCAACTGGAAGATGAACGGCGACCAGAAGTCCATCGCCGAGATAAGCAAGACTCTAAGCGGCGCCGCTCTGGACCCCAACACTGAGGTGGTCATCGGCTGCCCGGCCATCTACCTGATGTACGCCCGCAATCTGCTGCCCTGCACTGTTGGCGTTGCCGGTCAAAATGCCTACAAGGTGGCCAAGGGCGCCTTCACGGGCGAGATCTCTCCCGCCATGCTCAAGGATATCGGGGCCGACTGGGTCATCTTGGGTCACTCTGAGCGTCGCGCCATATTTAATGAGTCCGACGAGCTCATTGCCGAGAAGGCAGAGCACGCTCTGGCCGAGGGCCTCAAGGTAATCGCTTGCATCGGTGAGACCTTGGATGAGCGCGAGGCAGGCAAGACAAACGAAGTTGTCGCCCGTCAAATGTGCGCCTATGCCAAGAAGGTGCGTGACTGGACCAACGTGGTTGTCGCCTACGAGCCCGTGTGGGCCATCGGCACCGGCAAGACTGCCACCCCCGAACAG GCGCAAGAGGTGCACGCATTCCTACGCCAGTGGCTGACCGACAATATATCCAAGGAGGTTTCCGCCGCGCTGCGTATCCAGTATGGTGGCTCTGTGACTGCCGCCAACGCCAAGGATCTGGCGAAGAAGCCCGACATTGACGGCTTCCTAGTGGGCGGTGCCTCCCTGAAGCCCGAATTCGTCGACATTATCAACGCTAGACAGTAA
- the LOC117898996 gene encoding uncharacterized protein LOC117898996 isoform X1 — MATVEKKENETEPKKQDRKSFDHHRCLVTTKMDRDKADYMRCTTRQNNRERQMFPKDTDVCCSTCPPIDQTETICPGPGQKGKSNKDDIRCFTLNMVVQKLYMPGRDFECHDKLSIKADICKGVAPCLKADRINALCLPPEPIMTFPMEGECLSKRLAEGISIAVVYMKKEIGRGCYVLPESVILRMCNTVQQVVHTAKVELTCRGCTVGMATVRISMQMRCQSIKEEINETASGLSLETDDLKRCIEKFVDPQDVFFMVGDSSQAFASSSTDLCRGFRPDGMEESEHRCSDPQSFLSKFRMRNVNDAGFLNQACGPEGQSMKLVDMAGPYAVYGCPDAEDHCVAIEPPYGPSDQFSHERQAIFGDGATNRLCHQVPVPDLKQTLISSCRFCQVCEEDVSWLPKIGACPYCGYKSVPMFKEKPYDEDATADKILLNHLDQPEDPACFDVGSISGCSDRSGADDGPTSEAFDSIVRDFELLKKCIKKSEKVELSPHTHKKRRLSIAKEAEEKQLQPHLASVFAELNDLFKDKSNDKSPKIEEICEEACNLSRVSKQRHYRKPADVNDKGKIIQDSCAVPKKRKKRPPRRKMPFKSKFYAMLPKGRDGHAARSHAHCFDGDSKVPSHMGWLWTAHPLAKKPGWRPGAIRRSIRELMRYFLKDYPVDTIPVSKYMTYYNHRQRPPADYEEKPEDLVQVPTLHIEKKNDEYIITLRPLKDTETLKRSANPYVNMKPVQFRIVKHPQLKELRDLKRCLKSMGFSKCSCHKPVTECYCRSFIDKKRLVYNLKKECKRRQVDNCEDNLILSETTDSEAEYEFGVTPPAGLIHPERLRKTHVKHCETQYNENDWAMPSMFPHPPNAFVQYGACVLGERKKPFDWIYGKGNVHQEPKKPLMRNKPKTKKKKKAQSGRQEGGFISEKLANSVSQTHNFDPQKYSNEYSFPLTGHRMLLLNQAAYPPTALQRLWSEDTGMGKRREKLVRFDTNPVNSFCERNLS; from the exons ATGGCCACTGTCgagaagaaggagaatgaGACGGAACCAAAGAAGCAGGATAGGAAGAGCTTTGACCACCATCGCTGTTTGGTTACTACCAAAATGGACAGAGACAAGGCCGACTACATGAGGTGTACCACCAGGCAGAACAACAGGGAGAGACAGATGTTCCCGAAAGACACCGATGTGTGCTGCTCCACCTGCCCACCCATCGATCAGACTGAAACGATCTGTCCTGGGCCTGGTCAGAAAGGCAAGTCCAACAAGGACGACATACGCTGTTTCACGCTCAATATGGTCGTCCAGAAGCTGTACATGCCGGGAAGGGACTTTGAATGTCATGACAAGCTGAGCATCAAAGCAGACATCTGCAAAGGCGTTGCGCCATGCCTCAAAGCGGATCGTATCAACGCGCTTTGTCTACCCCCTGAGCCGATCATGACCTTCCCCATGGAGGGCGAGTGTCTGTCAAAGCGTCTAGCAGAGGGTATCTCCATCGCAGTGGTCTATATGAAAAAGGAAATCG GTCGAGGCTGCTATGTGCTGCCCGAGTCGGTGATCTTGCGCATGTGCAACACTGTGCAACAAGTGGTGCACACTGCCAAAGTGGAGCTAACCTGCCGTGGCTGCACTGTCGGCATGGCCACCGTAAGAATATCTATGCAAATGCGGTGTCAAAGCATAAAAGA AGAAATAAACGAGACCGCCTCTGGTCTAAGCTTGGAGACCGATGACCTTAAGAGATGCATCGAGAAGTTTGTGGACCCTCAAGATGTCTTTTTCATGGTCGGGGACAGCTCTCAAGCATTTGCATCCTCCTCCACGGATCTATGTCGGGGCTTCAGGCCCGATGGTATGGAGGAGTCTGAACACCGTTGCTCGGATCCCCAAAGCTTCCTTTCCAAGTTCCGCATGCGCAACGTCAACGACGCTGGTTTTCTGAACCAAGCCTGTGGCCCCGAG GGTCAGTCCATGAAGCTAGTGGATATGGCAGGACCCTACGCTGTATATGGCTGCCCAGACGCAGAAGACCACTGCGTGGCCATTGAACCTCCATACGGGCCATCGGATCAGTTCTCACACGAACGGCAGGCAATATTCGGGGATGGCGCGACCAATCGCTTGTGCCATCAGGTGCCGGTGCCGGACCTGAAGCAGACGCTTATCAGCTCATGCCGCTTTTGCCAAGTCTGCGAGGAGGACGTATCTTGGCTGCCAAAGATCGGGGCGTGTCCCTACTGTGGCTACAAATCAGTGCCCATGTTTAAGGAGAAGCCATACGACGAAGATGCAACAGCTGACAAAATCCTACTAAACCATCTCGACCAGCCTGAAGATCCAGCTTGCTTTGATGTTGGCTCCATAAGCGGCTGTTCGGACAGAAGTGGCGCAGATGACGGGCCCACGTCGGAGGCGTTCGATTCCATAGTGCGCGACTTCGAATTGCTGAAGAAATGTATTAAGAAGTCAGAAAAGGTAGAACTATCTCCACATACCCACAAAAAGCGGCGTTTGTCAATAGCTAAGGAAGCCGAAGAAAAGCAACTGCAGCCGCATCTAGCCAGTGTATTCGCAGAGCTAAACGATCTGTTCAAAGATAAGTCGAACGACAAGAGTCCAAAGATTGAGGAGATTTGCGAGGAGGCTTGCAACCTTTCCAGAGTTTCAAAGCAACGCCATTACCGGAAGCCTGCAGATGTCAACGATAAGGGCAAGATTATTCAGGATTCGTGCGCAGTGCCCAAGAAACGCAAGAAGCGACCACCACGCCGGAAAATGCCCTTCAAGTCCAAGTTCTACGCAATGCTACCTAAAGGAAGAGATGGACATGCTGCGCGCAGCCATGCCCACTGCTTTGACGGCGACTCGAAGGTGCCGAGTCACATGGGGTGGCTCTGGACCGCACACCCTCTGGCCAAGAAGCCCGGATGGCGACCGGGAGCCATACGTCGATCTATACGAGAGCTGATGCGCTACTTTCTCAAGGACTACCCCGTGGACACCATCCCCGTATCGAAGTACATGACCTACTACAATCACAGGCAGCGGCCGCCTGCCGATTACGAGGAGAAGCCCGAGGACTTGGTGCAGGTTCCGACGTTGCACATCGAGAAGAAGAACGACGAGTACATCATCACTCTGCGTCCCCTCAAGGATACGGAAACGCTGAAACGGTCCGCCAACCCTTACGTCAATATGAAACCCGTCCAGTTCCGCATCGTAAAGCATCCGCAACTGAAGGAGCTGCGTGATCTAAAGCGCTGCCTTAAGAGCATGGGCTTCAGCaagtgcagctgccacaagccCGTGACTGAGTGCTACTGCCGAAGCTTCATCGATAAGAAACGCCTGGTCTACAACCTCAAAAAAGAGTGCAAGCGACGCCAGGTAGACAACTGCGAAGATAATCTCATCCTCTCCGAAACCACAGACAGTGAGGCAGAGTATGAGTTTGGAGTCACCCCGCCGGCAGGTCTCATCCATCCGGAAAGACTTAGGAAGACGCACGTGAAGCACTGCGAAACGCAGTACAACGAAAACGACTGGGCCATGCCCAGCATGTTCCCTCATCCCCCAAATGCCTTCGTACAATACGGCGCCTGCGTGCTCGGGGAGCGAAAGAAACCCTTCGACTGGATATACGGCAAGGGCAATGTACATCAGGAGCCTAAGAAGCCTCTAATGCGCAACAAGCCCAAgacgaagaagaaaaagaaggcaCAGTCGGGCCGCCAGGAGGGTGGCTTCATAAGCGAAAAATTGGCCAATTCTGTCAGCCAGACGCATAATTTCGATCCGCAGAAATACTCCAATGAATATAGCTTCCCGCTCACCGGACACCGCATGCTGCTCTTGAACCAAGCAGCCTACCCGCCAACGGCTCTACAAAGGCTGTGGAGCGAGGATACTGGGATGGGTAAGCGCAGGGAGAAGCTCGTCAGATTCGACACCAATCCAGTAAACTCTTTTTGCGAGAGGAACCTTTCCTAG
- the LOC117898996 gene encoding uncharacterized protein LOC117898996 isoform X2, whose amino-acid sequence MVGDSSQAFASSSTDLCRGFRPDGMEESEHRCSDPQSFLSKFRMRNVNDAGFLNQACGPEGQSMKLVDMAGPYAVYGCPDAEDHCVAIEPPYGPSDQFSHERQAIFGDGATNRLCHQVPVPDLKQTLISSCRFCQVCEEDVSWLPKIGACPYCGYKSVPMFKEKPYDEDATADKILLNHLDQPEDPACFDVGSISGCSDRSGADDGPTSEAFDSIVRDFELLKKCIKKSEKVELSPHTHKKRRLSIAKEAEEKQLQPHLASVFAELNDLFKDKSNDKSPKIEEICEEACNLSRVSKQRHYRKPADVNDKGKIIQDSCAVPKKRKKRPPRRKMPFKSKFYAMLPKGRDGHAARSHAHCFDGDSKVPSHMGWLWTAHPLAKKPGWRPGAIRRSIRELMRYFLKDYPVDTIPVSKYMTYYNHRQRPPADYEEKPEDLVQVPTLHIEKKNDEYIITLRPLKDTETLKRSANPYVNMKPVQFRIVKHPQLKELRDLKRCLKSMGFSKCSCHKPVTECYCRSFIDKKRLVYNLKKECKRRQVDNCEDNLILSETTDSEAEYEFGVTPPAGLIHPERLRKTHVKHCETQYNENDWAMPSMFPHPPNAFVQYGACVLGERKKPFDWIYGKGNVHQEPKKPLMRNKPKTKKKKKAQSGRQEGGFISEKLANSVSQTHNFDPQKYSNEYSFPLTGHRMLLLNQAAYPPTALQRLWSEDTGMGKRREKLVRFDTNPVNSFCERNLS is encoded by the exons ATGGTCGGGGACAGCTCTCAAGCATTTGCATCCTCCTCCACGGATCTATGTCGGGGCTTCAGGCCCGATGGTATGGAGGAGTCTGAACACCGTTGCTCGGATCCCCAAAGCTTCCTTTCCAAGTTCCGCATGCGCAACGTCAACGACGCTGGTTTTCTGAACCAAGCCTGTGGCCCCGAG GGTCAGTCCATGAAGCTAGTGGATATGGCAGGACCCTACGCTGTATATGGCTGCCCAGACGCAGAAGACCACTGCGTGGCCATTGAACCTCCATACGGGCCATCGGATCAGTTCTCACACGAACGGCAGGCAATATTCGGGGATGGCGCGACCAATCGCTTGTGCCATCAGGTGCCGGTGCCGGACCTGAAGCAGACGCTTATCAGCTCATGCCGCTTTTGCCAAGTCTGCGAGGAGGACGTATCTTGGCTGCCAAAGATCGGGGCGTGTCCCTACTGTGGCTACAAATCAGTGCCCATGTTTAAGGAGAAGCCATACGACGAAGATGCAACAGCTGACAAAATCCTACTAAACCATCTCGACCAGCCTGAAGATCCAGCTTGCTTTGATGTTGGCTCCATAAGCGGCTGTTCGGACAGAAGTGGCGCAGATGACGGGCCCACGTCGGAGGCGTTCGATTCCATAGTGCGCGACTTCGAATTGCTGAAGAAATGTATTAAGAAGTCAGAAAAGGTAGAACTATCTCCACATACCCACAAAAAGCGGCGTTTGTCAATAGCTAAGGAAGCCGAAGAAAAGCAACTGCAGCCGCATCTAGCCAGTGTATTCGCAGAGCTAAACGATCTGTTCAAAGATAAGTCGAACGACAAGAGTCCAAAGATTGAGGAGATTTGCGAGGAGGCTTGCAACCTTTCCAGAGTTTCAAAGCAACGCCATTACCGGAAGCCTGCAGATGTCAACGATAAGGGCAAGATTATTCAGGATTCGTGCGCAGTGCCCAAGAAACGCAAGAAGCGACCACCACGCCGGAAAATGCCCTTCAAGTCCAAGTTCTACGCAATGCTACCTAAAGGAAGAGATGGACATGCTGCGCGCAGCCATGCCCACTGCTTTGACGGCGACTCGAAGGTGCCGAGTCACATGGGGTGGCTCTGGACCGCACACCCTCTGGCCAAGAAGCCCGGATGGCGACCGGGAGCCATACGTCGATCTATACGAGAGCTGATGCGCTACTTTCTCAAGGACTACCCCGTGGACACCATCCCCGTATCGAAGTACATGACCTACTACAATCACAGGCAGCGGCCGCCTGCCGATTACGAGGAGAAGCCCGAGGACTTGGTGCAGGTTCCGACGTTGCACATCGAGAAGAAGAACGACGAGTACATCATCACTCTGCGTCCCCTCAAGGATACGGAAACGCTGAAACGGTCCGCCAACCCTTACGTCAATATGAAACCCGTCCAGTTCCGCATCGTAAAGCATCCGCAACTGAAGGAGCTGCGTGATCTAAAGCGCTGCCTTAAGAGCATGGGCTTCAGCaagtgcagctgccacaagccCGTGACTGAGTGCTACTGCCGAAGCTTCATCGATAAGAAACGCCTGGTCTACAACCTCAAAAAAGAGTGCAAGCGACGCCAGGTAGACAACTGCGAAGATAATCTCATCCTCTCCGAAACCACAGACAGTGAGGCAGAGTATGAGTTTGGAGTCACCCCGCCGGCAGGTCTCATCCATCCGGAAAGACTTAGGAAGACGCACGTGAAGCACTGCGAAACGCAGTACAACGAAAACGACTGGGCCATGCCCAGCATGTTCCCTCATCCCCCAAATGCCTTCGTACAATACGGCGCCTGCGTGCTCGGGGAGCGAAAGAAACCCTTCGACTGGATATACGGCAAGGGCAATGTACATCAGGAGCCTAAGAAGCCTCTAATGCGCAACAAGCCCAAgacgaagaagaaaaagaaggcaCAGTCGGGCCGCCAGGAGGGTGGCTTCATAAGCGAAAAATTGGCCAATTCTGTCAGCCAGACGCATAATTTCGATCCGCAGAAATACTCCAATGAATATAGCTTCCCGCTCACCGGACACCGCATGCTGCTCTTGAACCAAGCAGCCTACCCGCCAACGGCTCTACAAAGGCTGTGGAGCGAGGATACTGGGATGGGTAAGCGCAGGGAGAAGCTCGTCAGATTCGACACCAATCCAGTAAACTCTTTTTGCGAGAGGAACCTTTCCTAG
- the LOC117899000 gene encoding trypsin-1, with protein sequence MFKLATVLIFFLLYSSCFASKENLSKPRIVGGFPTDIVNVPYIVSLQLYGNHHCGGSIVNNNTIVTAAHCLAGIPRRLLKVKVGGTTRDPADGQLFSAASIHYHEKWSASTMDYDIGLIRLANDLTYSRKIKAIGMNHKRIQDGSFATISGWGFTTDNGASSKVLRFARVPIVNQTVCKNLLGNRVTERMICAGYLNSGGVDACQMDSGGPLVEREKLIGIVSWGIGCALTNRPGVYARIEILFPWFDNLMKKLNTEKDIALDSLRNNY encoded by the exons ATGTTCAAGTTAGCGACAGtgctcattttttttcttctgtatAGTTCTTGCTTTGCTTCTAAAGAAAATCTTTCCAAACCTCGCATAGTAGGCGGATTTCCTACCGATATTGTTAATGTACCATATATAGTATCCTTGCAGTTATACGGCAACCACCATTGTGGAGGCTCAATagtaaataataatactaTTGTTACAGCGGCCCATTGCCTTGCGGGAATACCACGGCGCCTACTAAAAGTCAAAGTAGGTGGAACCACGCGTGATCCTGCGGATGGACAGCTTTTCTCGGCAGCTTCGATTCATTATCATGAAAAATGGTCTGCCTCGACAATGGATTATGACATTGGATTAATACGATTAGCCAATGATTTGACATACTCAAGAAAA ATAAAAGCTATTGGTATGAATCACAAACGCATACAAGACGGCTCATTTGCAACCATTTCCGGATGGGGCTTTACAACTGATAACGGTGCCAGTTCAAAAGTTTTACGTTTTGCCCGAGTGCCAATTGTTAATCAGACTGTCTGTAAAAATTTACTTGGAAATAGAGTTACGGAACGTATGATTTGCGCAGGATATCTGAACAGTGGTGGCGTGGATGCTTGTCAAATGGACTCAGGCGGCCCTTTAGTAGAGCGAGAGAAATTGATTGGCATTGTATCATGGGGAATTGGATGTGCTTTAACGAATAGGCCTGGAGTTTATGCACgaattgaaattttgtttcCTTGGTTTGATAATCTTATGAAAAAACTGAACACCGAAAAGGATATCGCTTTAGATTCTTTACGCAATAATTATTGA
- the LOC117898999 gene encoding triosephosphate isomerase isoform X2: MDNNPSVCDTMLDVPKSVAPQAQKFTAVFIKLFEHQWKTYEGQKKFYANSNTHSKMSARKFCVGGNWKMNGDQKSIAEISKTLSGAALDPNTEVVIGCPAIYLMYARNLLPCTVGVAGQNAYKVAKGAFTGEISPAMLKDIGADWVILGHSERRAIFNESDELIAEKAEHALAEGLKVIACIGETLDEREAGKTNEVVARQMCAYAKKVRDWTNVVVAYEPVWAIGTGKTATPEQAQEVHAFLRQWLTDNISKEVSAALRIQYGGSVTAANAKDLAKKPDIDGFLVGGASLKPEFVDIINARQ, from the exons ATGGACAACAACCCGAGCGTTTGTGACACCATGCTGGACGTGCCCAAAAGCGTCGCACCGCAAGCTCAGAAGTTCACAGCTGTTTTCATAAAGCTTTTCGAGCACCAGTGGAAGACGTATGAAGGTCAAAAGAAG TTCTACGCAAATTCCAACACACATAGCAAAATGAGCGCCCGAAAATTCTGCGTGGGAGGCAACTGGAAGATGAACGGCGACCAGAAGTCCATCGCCGAGATAAGCAAGACTCTAAGCGGCGCCGCTCTGGACCCCAACACTGAGGTGGTCATCGGCTGCCCGGCCATCTACCTGATGTACGCCCGCAATCTGCTGCCCTGCACTGTTGGCGTTGCCGGTCAAAATGCCTACAAGGTGGCCAAGGGCGCCTTCACGGGCGAGATCTCTCCCGCCATGCTCAAGGATATCGGGGCCGACTGGGTCATCTTGGGTCACTCTGAGCGTCGCGCCATATTTAATGAGTCCGACGAGCTCATTGCCGAGAAGGCAGAGCACGCTCTGGCCGAGGGCCTCAAGGTAATCGCTTGCATCGGTGAGACCTTGGATGAGCGCGAGGCAGGCAAGACAAACGAAGTTGTCGCCCGTCAAATGTGCGCCTATGCCAAGAAGGTGCGTGACTGGACCAACGTGGTTGTCGCCTACGAGCCCGTGTGGGCCATCGGCACCGGCAAGACTGCCACCCCCGAACAG GCGCAAGAGGTGCACGCATTCCTACGCCAGTGGCTGACCGACAATATATCCAAGGAGGTTTCCGCCGCGCTGCGTATCCAGTATGGTGGCTCTGTGACTGCCGCCAACGCCAAGGATCTGGCGAAGAAGCCCGACATTGACGGCTTCCTAGTGGGCGGTGCCTCCCTGAAGCCCGAATTCGTCGACATTATCAACGCTAGACAGTAA